The following proteins come from a genomic window of Chlamydiales bacterium:
- a CDS encoding rhodanese-related sulfurtransferase, with translation MKYLALAYYKFISIDDPHIEVLKHKKFFENKDVTTRIYISEEGISGQMSGCINDAQDYMDWLKTHSYFSDMVFKIHPISENIFPRVTVKYRKQLVAFDAQVNLTKGGQHVAPREWKKMVESGEYFLLDVRNNYEWAIGHFQGAMLPPIRTFREFPKYAQELSKAVDPLKTKVMMYCTGGIRCELYSALLKEKGFGEVYQLDGGVINYGIEEGKTYWKGKLFVFDDRLAIDIDGGESTPIAHCTHCHCLSDTYYNCANMDCNHLFISCPTCHEIYQRCCSFSCTKAPHLRKFTDTIGNKPFRKKHTLLSCV, from the coding sequence ATGAAATATCTTGCCTTAGCTTACTACAAATTTATCTCGATTGATGATCCTCACATTGAAGTCTTAAAACATAAAAAATTTTTTGAAAATAAAGATGTGACGACTCGTATCTATATCTCTGAAGAGGGGATTAGTGGACAGATGAGTGGTTGCATAAATGATGCACAAGACTACATGGATTGGCTCAAAACACACTCTTATTTCTCTGACATGGTTTTTAAAATTCATCCAATTTCTGAAAATATTTTTCCTCGTGTGACTGTTAAATATCGTAAACAACTTGTAGCTTTTGATGCACAAGTCAATCTCACAAAGGGAGGTCAACATGTCGCTCCTCGAGAATGGAAGAAGATGGTTGAGAGTGGTGAATATTTTCTCCTTGACGTTCGCAATAATTATGAGTGGGCCATCGGCCATTTTCAAGGAGCTATGCTTCCACCGATTCGTACATTTCGTGAATTCCCTAAATATGCTCAGGAGCTTTCAAAAGCAGTCGATCCCTTAAAAACTAAAGTCATGATGTATTGTACTGGGGGAATACGTTGTGAGCTCTATTCAGCTCTTCTTAAAGAAAAGGGATTTGGAGAGGTTTACCAATTGGATGGAGGGGTGATTAATTATGGGATCGAAGAAGGCAAGACATATTGGAAAGGCAAATTGTTTGTCTTCGATGATCGGTTAGCGATTGATATCGATGGAGGAGAAAGCACACCCATTGCACATTGTACTCATTGTCATTGTTTATCAGATACTTACTATAATTGTGCGAATATGGACTGTAATCATCTCTTCATTAGTTGTCCTACATGTCATGAGATCTATCAACGCTGCTGTTCTTTTTCATGTACAAAAGCCCCTCATCTCCGTAAGTTTACTGATACTATTGGAAATAAACCCTTTAGGAAAAAGCATACTCTCTTATCTTGCGTATAA
- a CDS encoding LysM peptidoglycan-binding domain-containing protein gives MFFYFLVIDRPLHFFFPRKEETKMEEMPLAASFLEDLQELSFDDLVELLEDRRILNQGYRVCDFAVGTLTTFHHFDILRALGRKNLPARKWVVNERVFTLYPDLQEKDLERLITFLKEEIYPFTNQGLLSRIQANIKDKELLTYFCHTPEFILLEKLFLHHGISISKGNLLSMICEGGWERFEKYYLSQEEAVDFSQDMVRKFLIEYIENGSKTAAYLLLVIDSEYAIKYLSDDHIVCILDLLDVKTVEANDFVNQLITSPRADKVRRGAWHWLNQHPSGQVEEMAAFTDKQLRPLFRDSPPASPSPSTHIVQPGESLWLIARRYQISVHLLIEVNHLQSTIIKPGKTLKIPLN, from the coding sequence ATGTTTTTTTATTTTTTAGTCATTGATCGCCCTTTACATTTTTTTTTTCCAAGAAAAGAAGAGACGAAAATGGAAGAGATGCCTTTAGCTGCCTCATTTCTAGAGGATTTACAAGAGCTCTCTTTTGATGATCTCGTAGAGCTTTTAGAGGATAGACGGATCCTTAATCAAGGATATCGAGTCTGTGATTTTGCAGTTGGCACTCTTACGACTTTTCATCATTTTGATATCTTGAGAGCCTTGGGTAGAAAAAACTTACCAGCAAGAAAATGGGTAGTGAATGAAAGAGTTTTTACTCTTTATCCTGATCTACAAGAAAAAGATTTAGAAAGATTGATTACTTTTTTAAAAGAAGAGATCTATCCCTTTACAAATCAAGGGCTATTATCTCGGATTCAAGCAAATATCAAAGATAAAGAACTTTTGACTTATTTTTGTCATACCCCAGAATTTATCCTTTTGGAAAAATTATTTCTTCATCACGGCATTTCAATTTCGAAAGGGAATTTACTCAGTATGATTTGTGAAGGAGGGTGGGAGCGTTTTGAAAAGTATTATCTTTCACAAGAAGAAGCTGTGGATTTTTCTCAAGACATGGTTAGAAAATTTCTGATTGAATATATCGAGAATGGTTCAAAGACAGCGGCTTACCTTTTGTTAGTGATAGATAGTGAATATGCAATTAAGTATTTGAGTGATGATCATATAGTATGTATATTAGACTTGCTGGATGTAAAAACAGTTGAAGCAAATGATTTTGTTAATCAATTAATTACTTCTCCTCGAGCAGATAAAGTAAGAAGAGGAGCATGGCATTGGTTGAATCAACATCCAAGTGGTCAAGTTGAGGAGATGGCTGCTTTCACAGATAAACAACTTCGTCCTCTATTTCGTGACTCGCCTCCAGCCTCTCCGAGTCCATCAACTCATATTGTCCAACCAGGAGAATCACTTTGGTTGATTGCACGTCGATATCAAATTTCCGTTCATCTATTGATTGAAGTGAATCACCTTCAGTCTACCATCATTAAACCGGGAAAAACATTAAAAATTCCTTTAAATTAA
- the rpsD gene encoding 30S ribosomal protein S4, with protein MARYRGPKNRIARRFGANIFGRARNPLLRKANPPGQHGARRRKKSDYGLQLEEKQKLKACYGMLLEKQMINVFKEAVQKKGNTTQLFVERLECRLDNLVYRLRFTRTIFGAQQLVSHGHILVDGKKVDRRSFYVQPGMEISIRNKSRKMKCIIDAMETASQKIPDYLELEKDQFRGKLLLTPQIDQIESILPIPVNIPVVCEFLAHRT; from the coding sequence ATGGCACGTTATCGAGGACCTAAAAATCGCATTGCTCGTCGTTTTGGAGCGAATATTTTTGGCCGAGCTCGAAATCCCCTTCTTAGAAAAGCCAATCCTCCTGGCCAACATGGAGCACGTCGTCGAAAAAAATCTGACTATGGTCTTCAATTGGAAGAAAAACAGAAACTTAAAGCCTGTTATGGGATGCTCCTTGAAAAACAAATGATCAATGTTTTTAAAGAGGCTGTGCAAAAAAAAGGCAATACGACCCAGCTGTTTGTTGAGCGTCTTGAGTGTCGTTTAGATAATCTTGTTTACAGATTAAGATTTACAAGAACAATTTTTGGTGCACAACAGCTTGTTTCACATGGACATATTTTAGTCGATGGAAAAAAGGTAGATCGTCGTTCTTTTTATGTGCAGCCTGGTATGGAAATTTCTATCCGTAATAAATCACGCAAAATGAAGTGTATCATTGATGCCATGGAAACTGCTTCTCAAAAAATTCCTGATTATCTTGAGCTTGAAAAAGATCAATTTAGAGGGAAACTCTTGTTAACGCCTCAAATTGATCAGATTGAATCGATCCTTCCAATACCAGTAAATATCCCAGTCGTCTGTGAATTTTTAGCACACCGCACCTAG
- the murJ gene encoding murein biosynthesis integral membrane protein MurJ, with protein MIVITRLMIMIQDSSDTVTNSFKRFLSGTMISRMTGLIREMTMAAAFGTIPAVAAFWMAFRFAHLLRRLFGEGVLNVAFTPHFETLRHTDPKEGARFFFDLSTGLSLFLLFSILLIEGILGSFFLFKEMSPNNREVISLTMIMLPALIFISLYALNSALLNCEYWYFLPSVAPAFLNLVWLMALVFLWRKPPNQALQSLAMILVFAFALQWLVTLPPVYRYLSKNLGKNWWQNQAFSGQAIVRIISPFFLGIIGVGATQLNSAMDVLFARAAHPEGPAFLWYAIRIQQLPFALLGVGLTGAILPPMSRAIESKDWEKYKFFLNFALKKILVLMIPTTVAIFVVGFSGVNLVYGHGAFSFSAIFETTFCLWAYGAGLFPMTVVLIFATAFYGQKNYRLPTLISLGAIGLNIGLNSLFVFVFGMGAVSVAIATTLTACVNGILLLIALKKISHLELDLQDLGYLLIKVMVCAVISAFFTSFIGFLLFKDNTWPVLLGQPMYPFPQRIPQQILIFCTLTFSFSGIFLSLAHFARLRLFLDFLPKKKSPLSRS; from the coding sequence GTGATCGTTATAACACGATTAATGATCATGATTCAAGATTCTTCAGATACAGTCACAAACTCTTTTAAGCGATTTTTGTCTGGGACAATGATTAGCCGTATGACAGGTCTAATACGAGAAATGACTATGGCTGCTGCTTTTGGTACGATTCCAGCAGTCGCTGCCTTTTGGATGGCTTTTCGTTTTGCCCACCTTCTAAGACGTCTTTTTGGAGAAGGAGTGTTGAATGTTGCTTTTACTCCACATTTTGAAACACTACGTCATACAGATCCGAAAGAAGGAGCACGTTTTTTTTTTGATCTTTCTACAGGATTATCTCTCTTTTTGCTTTTTTCTATTTTATTAATAGAAGGGATATTAGGGAGTTTTTTTCTTTTTAAAGAGATGAGTCCAAATAATCGAGAGGTCATCTCTTTAACAATGATTATGCTACCCGCACTCATATTTATCTCACTTTATGCACTCAATTCTGCATTGCTTAATTGTGAGTATTGGTATTTTTTGCCTAGTGTAGCTCCTGCTTTTCTCAATCTTGTTTGGTTGATGGCTCTTGTCTTTTTATGGCGTAAACCCCCTAATCAAGCATTACAATCTCTTGCTATGATCCTTGTTTTTGCTTTTGCTCTTCAATGGTTAGTCACACTTCCTCCAGTATACCGCTATCTTTCCAAAAATCTTGGGAAAAATTGGTGGCAAAATCAAGCATTTTCTGGACAAGCTATTGTTCGTATTATTTCTCCCTTTTTTCTTGGAATCATTGGAGTGGGTGCTACTCAACTTAATAGTGCTATGGATGTCCTATTTGCTCGTGCTGCCCACCCTGAAGGACCAGCTTTTCTTTGGTATGCTATTCGTATCCAACAACTTCCTTTTGCTTTACTGGGAGTTGGTTTGACAGGTGCAATCCTACCTCCTATGAGTCGTGCAATTGAAAGTAAAGATTGGGAAAAATACAAATTTTTTTTAAATTTTGCTTTAAAAAAAATTTTAGTCCTTATGATTCCTACAACAGTAGCGATTTTCGTCGTAGGATTTAGTGGGGTGAACTTGGTTTATGGACATGGTGCCTTTAGCTTTTCTGCAATTTTTGAAACCACTTTTTGTCTTTGGGCTTATGGGGCAGGACTTTTCCCAATGACAGTGGTTCTCATTTTTGCTACGGCTTTTTATGGCCAGAAAAATTACCGACTACCTACTTTAATCTCTTTGGGGGCTATTGGTTTGAATATTGGGTTGAACTCTCTTTTTGTGTTTGTCTTTGGGATGGGAGCAGTGAGTGTTGCTATTGCTACAACGTTGACTGCTTGTGTCAACGGAATACTCTTGCTCATCGCACTCAAAAAAATCTCTCATTTAGAACTTGATTTACAAGATTTGGGGTATCTTCTCATCAAAGTGATGGTTTGTGCAGTGATTTCTGCTTTTTTCACCTCTTTTATTGGATTTCTCCTCTTTAAAGATAATACTTGGCCTGTGCTTTTAGGCCAGCCCATGTATCCTTTCCCTCAAAGGATTCCGCAACAAATTCTCATTTTTTGTACTTTAACATTTTCTTTTAGTGGAATTTTTCTGTCTTTAGCGCATTTTGCTCGTCTACGTCTTTTTCTTGATTTTCTTCCTAAGAAAAAATCTCCTCTTAGTCGATCGTAG
- the asnS gene encoding asparagine--tRNA ligase, which produces MRTRILKIKEDQKFIGQEVTVKGWVRTVRAQKNFAFLELNDGSTLSNLQVIVEKLPPDITTGTAVVISGKVVESLGTKQKNELYAHKIHYLGSCDPVTYPLQKKRHSLEFLREITHLRPRTNVIGAITRIRNTLAYATHSFFQKMGFFYLQTPVITFSDSEGAGQLFQITTLDQTQSKEKIETIDHSESFFGKKAYLNVSGQLNAETYACALSDVYTFGPTFRAENSHTSRHLAEFWMIEPEMAFADLYDNMDLAENYLKNLFSEIVNTHLEDMELFDKYIHKGVIARLKKTISEPFVRMTYDEAITILKKSPKTFTFPPSWGSDLQAEHERYLCEEYVEGPLILTNYPANIKPFYMRNNDDGKTVAAMDLLVPNVGEVIGGSEREERIEVLEKKIKDKGLNREDYWWYLDLRRYGSVPHAGFGAGFERLVQFVTGMENIRDVVAFPRYAGHAEF; this is translated from the coding sequence ATGCGTACAAGAATTCTAAAAATAAAAGAAGATCAAAAATTCATTGGACAAGAAGTCACTGTAAAGGGCTGGGTGCGTACTGTTCGAGCTCAAAAAAACTTTGCTTTTCTTGAATTGAATGATGGATCTACTCTTTCTAACCTCCAAGTCATTGTGGAAAAATTACCCCCTGATATCACAACAGGCACTGCGGTTGTGATATCAGGTAAAGTAGTTGAAAGCCTAGGAACAAAACAAAAAAATGAGCTCTATGCTCATAAGATTCATTACCTAGGATCATGTGATCCCGTTACCTATCCTCTTCAAAAAAAACGCCATTCCCTTGAGTTTTTACGTGAGATTACTCATCTGCGCCCACGTACGAATGTGATCGGTGCGATCACACGTATACGCAATACCTTAGCTTATGCAACTCATAGTTTTTTTCAAAAAATGGGGTTTTTTTATCTTCAAACTCCGGTTATTACCTTTTCCGATTCTGAAGGAGCTGGTCAGCTTTTTCAAATTACGACGCTTGATCAAACTCAATCTAAAGAGAAAATAGAGACGATCGATCATTCAGAAAGTTTTTTTGGGAAAAAAGCTTACTTAAATGTTTCAGGACAACTTAACGCAGAAACTTATGCTTGTGCTCTTTCTGATGTCTACACATTTGGCCCTACATTTCGTGCTGAAAATTCTCATACATCTCGTCATCTTGCTGAGTTTTGGATGATTGAACCTGAAATGGCTTTTGCTGATCTCTATGACAATATGGATTTAGCAGAAAACTACTTAAAAAATCTCTTTAGTGAGATAGTTAATACACATTTAGAAGATATGGAATTGTTTGATAAATATATCCACAAGGGTGTGATTGCTAGACTAAAAAAGACAATTTCAGAACCCTTTGTACGGATGACTTATGATGAAGCCATCACCATCCTTAAAAAGAGTCCTAAAACATTTACATTCCCCCCTTCATGGGGATCTGATCTTCAAGCTGAACACGAACGTTACTTATGCGAAGAGTATGTGGAAGGTCCCCTAATCCTCACCAATTACCCTGCAAATATTAAACCATTTTATATGCGTAATAATGATGATGGGAAGACAGTTGCTGCTATGGATCTCTTGGTTCCTAATGTTGGAGAAGTAATTGGTGGAAGCGAACGAGAAGAAAGAATTGAAGTCCTCGAAAAAAAAATCAAAGACAAAGGACTGAATAGGGAAGATTATTGGTGGTATTTAGATTTAAGACGCTATGGCTCAGTTCCTCATGCTGGTTTTGGTGCTGGTTTTGAACGTCTAGTACAATTTGTGACAGGTATGGAAAATATTCGTGATGTTGTGGCTTTCCCTCGTTACGCTGGTCATGCTGAATTTTAA
- a CDS encoding deoxyribonuclease IV, with the protein MPCPILANQLLIGAHTSTAGGVHHALIEGANIGATTVQLFTSNQRQWKGKKLTSEAIDLFKKTLEKTGLSKIMSHASYLINLGSPQEENWHKSLDAFYQEVERCCNLGITYLNFHPGAALNSPREASLERIIKGMFHVQKLINHDGLRLLLETTAGQGSTLGSTFNELAYIIDRTKTSLPVGVCLDTCHIFAAGYDIRNVEGWSKTLKDFDETIGLKHLYAFHLNDSMKPFGSKRDRHAPLGEGAIGLESFKFLMSSTDTRDIPKYLETPGGNSLWKKEIAMLRQFSR; encoded by the coding sequence ATGCCATGTCCTATACTAGCCAATCAACTCTTAATTGGAGCACACACTTCGACTGCAGGTGGAGTCCATCATGCCCTAATTGAAGGAGCAAACATAGGAGCAACTACTGTGCAACTTTTTACCTCTAATCAAAGACAATGGAAAGGGAAAAAACTGACAAGTGAAGCCATCGATCTTTTTAAAAAAACTTTAGAGAAAACGGGTTTATCGAAAATCATGAGTCATGCGAGCTACCTAATCAATCTTGGATCTCCTCAAGAAGAAAATTGGCATAAAAGCCTTGATGCCTTTTATCAAGAAGTAGAAAGATGTTGCAATTTGGGTATTACTTACTTAAATTTTCATCCAGGTGCCGCTTTAAATAGCCCACGTGAAGCTTCTCTTGAAAGGATCATTAAAGGTATGTTCCATGTTCAGAAGTTAATTAACCACGATGGCCTGCGTCTTTTGCTTGAAACAACTGCTGGACAGGGTTCCACTCTTGGATCTACCTTCAATGAGCTTGCGTATATTATCGACAGAACAAAAACATCTTTACCTGTAGGTGTATGTCTCGACACATGCCATATTTTTGCTGCAGGTTATGATATTCGCAATGTAGAAGGATGGTCAAAAACATTAAAAGATTTTGATGAGACGATTGGCCTTAAACATCTCTATGCATTTCATCTAAATGACTCTATGAAACCCTTTGGTTCAAAACGAGATCGTCATGCTCCTCTTGGAGAAGGGGCTATTGGATTAGAAAGTTTCAAATTTCTCATGTCGTCTACAGACACACGTGACATTCCAAAATATTTAGAAACACCAGGAGGCAACTCTCTTTGGAAAAAAGAGATTGCCATGTTGCGTCAATTTTCCAGATAA
- a CDS encoding DNA topoisomerase IV subunit B gives MAKKKKYDESTIQTVDPLTHIRMRSGMYIGRLGDGSHIDDGIYILLKEVIDNSIDEFMMGYGDRITLSYDPDISSIAVRDYGRGIPLGKVIECVSQINTGAKYNNDVFQFSVGLNGIGLKAVNALSSHFIVKSFRDHKVFEALFSQGKLVDQKTKKTQEKNGTYIEFIPDKEIFKNYSFLEEFIAKRLWHYAYLNIGLMLFFNEKVFESKYGLLDLINKEISEDRLYEPLHYRSERLEFVFLHTQNYGETHYSFVNGQYTADGGTHLSAFREGLLKGINESAKKKFQGVDVREGLVGSLLVKVKDPIFESQTKNKLSNTEIRYPIVQEVKEAVVQLLHLHSQEAKQIFERIGHNERLRKELAAVKKEAKEKQRKIFFKIPKLRDCKFHYNEHSKYGNGDKTMIFLTEGESASASIVSARDPLTQAIFSLRGKPLNVYGMKIDQIYKNEEIFNLMSALNIEEDLTDLRYNKVILATDADVDGMHIRNLLITLFLTYFESLVINGHLFILETPLFKVRNQTQTIYCYSSQEKEEAIKLLKKNIEITRFKGLGEISPNEFKQFIGDNMRLKPIQVNAFSDIKPTLEFYMGKNTPQRRDFIMKNLIHEEL, from the coding sequence ATGGCAAAGAAAAAAAAATATGATGAGAGTACGATTCAGACTGTAGATCCTCTTACACATATTCGAATGCGCTCAGGTATGTATATTGGTCGGTTAGGAGATGGATCACATATCGATGATGGAATCTACATTCTTCTAAAAGAGGTGATTGATAATAGCATTGATGAATTTATGATGGGGTATGGTGATCGTATTACCCTCTCTTATGATCCAGATATCTCTTCAATCGCCGTACGTGACTATGGACGAGGAATCCCCCTCGGTAAAGTGATTGAATGTGTAAGCCAAATTAATACCGGAGCTAAATATAATAATGATGTTTTCCAGTTTTCTGTTGGTTTAAATGGAATTGGTTTGAAAGCTGTTAATGCACTGTCTAGCCATTTTATCGTTAAAAGCTTTCGGGATCACAAAGTATTTGAAGCCTTATTTAGTCAAGGAAAATTAGTTGATCAGAAAACCAAGAAAACACAAGAGAAAAACGGAACTTATATTGAATTCATTCCTGATAAAGAAATTTTTAAAAATTATTCCTTCCTTGAAGAATTTATCGCAAAGCGGCTTTGGCATTATGCTTATCTGAACATCGGGTTGATGCTTTTTTTTAATGAGAAAGTCTTTGAGTCAAAATACGGTTTGCTTGACCTGATCAATAAGGAAATCTCTGAAGATCGCCTCTATGAACCTCTCCATTACCGAAGTGAAAGACTCGAGTTTGTGTTTCTTCATACTCAAAATTATGGAGAAACTCACTATTCTTTTGTCAATGGACAATATACAGCTGATGGAGGCACTCATCTTTCAGCTTTTCGAGAAGGCCTTTTAAAAGGAATCAATGAGTCTGCGAAAAAAAAATTTCAAGGTGTTGATGTACGAGAAGGATTAGTTGGGTCTCTACTTGTTAAGGTGAAAGATCCTATTTTTGAATCACAAACAAAAAATAAACTTAGTAATACTGAAATTCGCTATCCTATTGTCCAAGAAGTCAAGGAAGCTGTTGTTCAACTGCTCCATCTTCACTCTCAAGAAGCAAAGCAAATTTTTGAACGCATTGGACATAATGAAAGACTGCGTAAAGAACTTGCTGCTGTGAAGAAAGAGGCAAAGGAAAAACAGAGGAAAATTTTCTTTAAAATTCCTAAGCTACGTGACTGCAAATTCCATTATAATGAACACTCAAAATATGGAAATGGCGATAAAACGATGATCTTCTTAACTGAAGGAGAGTCAGCCAGTGCTTCAATTGTTTCAGCGCGTGATCCATTAACACAAGCGATTTTTTCTCTTCGAGGAAAACCTTTAAATGTCTATGGAATGAAAATAGATCAGATCTACAAAAATGAGGAAATTTTTAACCTCATGAGTGCATTGAATATTGAAGAAGATCTTACAGATCTGCGTTATAACAAGGTGATTTTAGCGACTGATGCTGATGTAGATGGAATGCATATTCGGAATTTACTGATCACACTCTTTTTAACCTATTTTGAAAGCCTTGTAATTAATGGCCACTTATTTATTTTAGAAACTCCTCTATTCAAGGTACGCAATCAAACCCAAACAATCTATTGTTATTCTAGTCAAGAGAAAGAAGAAGCCATAAAATTATTAAAGAAAAATATTGAGATTACGCGTTTTAAAGGCCTTGGAGAAATTTCACCAAATGAATTCAAACAATTTATCGGCGATAATATGCGCTTAAAACCAATCCAAGTTAATGCTTTTTCAGATATCAAACCGACACTAGAATTCTACATGGGTAAGAATACTCCGCAACGACGGGATTTTATTATGAAAAACCTCATTCATGAGGAGTTATGA
- the pheT gene encoding phenylalanine--tRNA ligase subunit beta: protein MKIPLSSLKKYLSTKLSPKEIAESLTLIGIEVEDIQNTSLIFEGVVVGEVIETKSHPSADRLAIARISDGSQIYQVVCGASNCRVGLKTPFAKIGARIGSLKIEKIHLRGIESEGMLCSQEELGFTKGTPEEIMELDKNLDAGTDLTTLFGDPVFEIVLTPNLGHCTSVRGVARELAAFTQEMLNILKIHPIKKMIKPIQGEVSVQIDQKDACPRYACRLIHNVSVTSSPNWLKERLQACGIQSTNAVVDIINLLMVELGQPLQSFDFDTFEDKHLVIRKSRKGESLRGLNGKEYFPSEEMVMVYAGQTPIAIGGIIGTEETKVTEKTRTILLESAYFEPSQICQTRKSLGIHTEASYRFERGTDPNGVLEALEQATGWICELAGGIALDSFIDIKTKDFEPNLINCRLSRTNRILGTKLSMSEIETIFRRLNLGIKMIGEDEVHVIIPTYRHDLCQEIDLIEEIARLYGIENIRKQEPVRFRRGSLPHSPAYLFEKEVRNRLIGEGLQELLSCDLIGPKEADLIQSDSFPSRSLIELLNPRSIHQSILRPSLLSSLLNIVKVNSNHSIHSVAGFEIGRIHFKTKEHYFEPTVVSLILTGEKEEKTWKNKSHKVDFYDLKGIVENLLIGLNIHSILFQPTGYQNFHPGRQARISAKKIDIGIMGEIHPKILKEIDLNQPVYFAELNLEDLYAIREPNTKMTPLPNYPTSTRDWTITLPKEMLLGSVVDKIKNIPSKYLESVFLLDVYHSKALGSDRKNVTLRFIYRDSNKTLSLKVVENEHERIIKQLTESKELL from the coding sequence ATGAAAATCCCTCTTTCTTCTTTGAAAAAATATCTATCTACAAAATTGAGTCCTAAAGAAATTGCTGAATCGTTAACTTTGATTGGGATAGAAGTAGAAGATATACAAAATACCTCTCTTATTTTTGAGGGAGTTGTTGTAGGTGAGGTGATTGAAACCAAAAGTCATCCTTCAGCTGATAGGCTTGCGATTGCAAGAATTTCTGATGGATCTCAAATTTATCAAGTTGTCTGCGGTGCTTCAAATTGCCGTGTTGGCTTAAAGACACCTTTTGCAAAAATTGGGGCTCGTATTGGTTCTTTGAAAATTGAAAAGATCCATCTACGTGGAATTGAATCGGAAGGCATGCTCTGCTCCCAGGAAGAGTTGGGATTTACCAAAGGCACTCCAGAAGAAATTATGGAACTAGATAAAAATCTAGATGCTGGAACTGATCTCACAACACTCTTTGGTGATCCTGTTTTTGAAATTGTCCTGACTCCGAATCTTGGCCATTGTACAAGTGTACGTGGAGTTGCACGTGAATTGGCTGCTTTTACCCAAGAAATGCTGAATATATTGAAAATCCATCCGATAAAAAAAATGATTAAACCCATTCAAGGAGAGGTGTCTGTACAAATAGACCAAAAAGACGCCTGTCCTCGTTATGCATGCCGGTTAATTCATAATGTTTCAGTCACCTCTTCTCCAAATTGGTTGAAAGAACGCCTTCAAGCTTGTGGAATACAGAGTACCAATGCTGTAGTTGATATCATAAATCTTCTCATGGTTGAATTAGGCCAACCCTTACAATCATTTGATTTTGACACTTTTGAAGACAAACACCTTGTGATTCGTAAGAGTCGCAAAGGAGAATCTCTTCGTGGTTTAAATGGTAAAGAATACTTTCCTAGTGAAGAAATGGTGATGGTGTATGCTGGTCAAACACCGATTGCAATTGGAGGAATTATTGGGACTGAAGAGACAAAAGTCACTGAAAAAACCAGAACCATTTTGTTAGAATCTGCCTACTTTGAACCATCTCAAATCTGCCAGACAAGAAAATCTCTTGGGATTCATACTGAGGCCTCTTATCGCTTTGAACGAGGCACTGATCCCAATGGTGTTCTTGAAGCTCTAGAACAAGCCACTGGATGGATTTGTGAATTAGCTGGTGGAATAGCTCTTGATAGTTTCATTGATATAAAAACAAAAGATTTTGAACCTAATCTGATCAACTGTCGTCTTTCAAGAACAAATCGGATCTTAGGAACAAAGCTTTCAATGAGTGAGATTGAAACCATTTTCAGGCGTCTCAATCTAGGAATAAAAATGATTGGAGAAGATGAAGTTCATGTAATCATTCCAACTTATCGTCATGATCTTTGCCAAGAAATTGATCTGATTGAAGAGATCGCTCGTCTCTATGGAATTGAAAATATTCGTAAACAAGAACCGGTAAGATTTCGCAGAGGGTCTCTCCCTCATTCTCCTGCCTATCTCTTCGAAAAAGAAGTGCGTAACCGGTTAATCGGTGAAGGGCTACAGGAGTTGCTTTCATGCGATCTAATTGGTCCCAAAGAAGCAGATCTTATTCAATCAGATTCTTTCCCTTCACGCTCATTGATTGAATTACTCAATCCACGTTCTATTCATCAATCTATCCTCCGTCCTTCATTACTTTCAAGTCTCTTAAACATAGTTAAGGTAAATAGTAATCATAGCATTCATTCGGTTGCAGGTTTTGAAATAGGACGTATCCATTTCAAGACGAAAGAGCATTATTTTGAACCCACTGTTGTTTCTCTGATTTTAACGGGAGAAAAGGAGGAAAAAACCTGGAAAAATAAGTCGCATAAAGTCGATTTTTATGACTTAAAGGGGATAGTAGAAAATCTTCTCATTGGATTAAATATCCACTCTATATTATTTCAGCCAACTGGATATCAAAATTTTCATCCAGGAAGGCAAGCAAGGATCTCTGCAAAAAAAATAGACATTGGAATTATGGGGGAGATTCATCCAAAGATACTCAAAGAAATCGATCTCAACCAGCCTGTTTATTTTGCTGAGCTGAATCTCGAAGATCTATATGCCATCAGAGAGCCAAATACAAAAATGACTCCCTTACCAAACTATCCTACTTCTACACGTGATTGGACCATCACCCTTCCAAAAGAGATGCTTCTTGGGTCAGTGGTAGATAAAATTAAAAATATCCCCTCAAAATACCTTGAATCCGTCTTCCTACTTGACGTTTACCATAGCAAAGCTTTAGGATCAGATCGGAAAAATGTCACGCTACGTTTTATATACCGCGATTCCAATAAAACATTGTCATTAAAAGTCGTTGAGAACGAGCATGAGAGAATTATCAAACAATTGACTGAAAGTAAGGAATTATTATGA